Proteins from one Nicotiana tabacum cultivar K326 chromosome 23, ASM71507v2, whole genome shotgun sequence genomic window:
- the LOC107767971 gene encoding mitochondrial adenine nucleotide transporter ADNT1 isoform X1, whose product MASEDVVGKRSESAVTTIVNLAEEAKIASEGVKAPSHAAIFSIAKSLAAGGIAGGVSRTAVAPLERLKILLQVQNPHSIKYNGTVQGLKYIWRTEGLRGLFKGNGTNCARIVPNSAVKFFSYEEASRGILWFYRQQTGNEDAELTPLLRLGAGACAGIIAMSATYPMDLVRGRITVQTDKSPSQYRGIFHALRTVFVEEGPRALYKGWLPSVIGVIPYVGLNFAVYESLKDWLVKTRPFGLAQDSELSVTTKLGCGAVAGTIGQTVAYPLDVIRRRMQMGGWKNAASVVTGESKAPLEYSGMVDAFRKTVRHEGVGALYKGLVPNSVKVSLTHYVFFKSGSLPLLPHVQVNRVLKQPVAFYNSLQLISRWCRL is encoded by the exons ATGGCGTCGGAGGACGTGGTAGGGAAGAGAAGCGAGAGTGCTGTTACTACAATCGTTAATCTTGCTGAAGAAGCTAAGATTGCGAGCGAAGGAGTTAAAGCTCCGAGTCATGCTGCTATCTTCAGTATCGCCAAGTCTCTCGCAGCTGGTGGCATCGCCGGTGGAGT GTCACGCACTGCAGTTGCTCCATTGGAAAGGCTTAAAATTCTGCTCCAG GTTCAGAACCCTCACAGTATAAAATACAATGGTACAGTTCAAGGGTTGAAATATATATGGAGAACTGAGGGACTCCGGGGATTGTTCAAAGGAAATGGTACTAATTGTGCCCGCATTGTTCCAAACTCTGCCGTCAAGTTTTTCAGCTATGAGGAGGCGTCCAG GGGAATCTTATGGTTTTACCGGCAGCAAACTGGAAATG AGGATGCTGAACTTACTCCTCTTCTACGCCTTGGTGCTGGAGCATGTGCAGGCATCATTGCCATGTCAGCAACTTATCCAATGGACTTGGTACGAGGCCGGATTACTGTCCAG ACAGATAAATCTCCTTCCCAGTATAGAGGGATATTTCATGCTCTAAGAACAGTTTTTGTTGAAGAAGGCCCGCGTGCTCTGTACAAAGGATGGCTTCCTTCTGTGATAGGTGTG ATTCCTTATGTAGGTTTAAACTTTGCTGTTTATGAATCGTTAAAAGATTGGCTGGTCAAAACCCGACCATTTGGACTAGCTCAAGACTCTGAATTGAGTGTTACGACAAAGCTCGGCTGTGGTGCTGTTGCTGGAACTATTGGGCAGACAGTTGCTTACCCTCTTGATGTCATCCGTCGAAGAATGCAGATGGGTGGCTGGAAAAATGCTGCTTCAGTTGTTACTGGTGAGAGCAAGGCACCTCTAGAGTATAGTGGCATGGTCGATGCATTCAGGAAAACAGTTCGTCATGAGGGAGTTGGAGCTTTGTATAAGGGTTTAGTCCCAAATTCAGTCAAGGTTAGTCTAACCCATTACGTGTTCTTTAAAAGTGGTTCTCTCCCCCTACTTCCCCATGTCCAGGTGAACAGAGTGCTAAAGCAACCAGTTGCTTTCTACAATTCCCTTCAATTGATATCAAG GTGGTGCCGTCTATAG
- the LOC107767971 gene encoding mitochondrial adenine nucleotide transporter ADNT1 isoform X2, producing MASEDVVGKRSESAVTTIVNLAEEAKIASEGVKAPSHAAIFSIAKSLAAGGIAGGVSRTAVAPLERLKILLQVQNPHSIKYNGTVQGLKYIWRTEGLRGLFKGNGTNCARIVPNSAVKFFSYEEASRGILWFYRQQTGNEDAELTPLLRLGAGACAGIIAMSATYPMDLVRGRITVQTDKSPSQYRGIFHALRTVFVEEGPRALYKGWLPSVIGVIPYVGLNFAVYESLKDWLVKTRPFGLAQDSELSVTTKLGCGAVAGTIGQTVAYPLDVIRRRMQMGGWKNAASVVTGESKAPLEYSGMVDAFRKTVRHEGVGALYKGLVPNSVKVVPSIAIAFVTYEVVKDILGVEMRISD from the exons ATGGCGTCGGAGGACGTGGTAGGGAAGAGAAGCGAGAGTGCTGTTACTACAATCGTTAATCTTGCTGAAGAAGCTAAGATTGCGAGCGAAGGAGTTAAAGCTCCGAGTCATGCTGCTATCTTCAGTATCGCCAAGTCTCTCGCAGCTGGTGGCATCGCCGGTGGAGT GTCACGCACTGCAGTTGCTCCATTGGAAAGGCTTAAAATTCTGCTCCAG GTTCAGAACCCTCACAGTATAAAATACAATGGTACAGTTCAAGGGTTGAAATATATATGGAGAACTGAGGGACTCCGGGGATTGTTCAAAGGAAATGGTACTAATTGTGCCCGCATTGTTCCAAACTCTGCCGTCAAGTTTTTCAGCTATGAGGAGGCGTCCAG GGGAATCTTATGGTTTTACCGGCAGCAAACTGGAAATG AGGATGCTGAACTTACTCCTCTTCTACGCCTTGGTGCTGGAGCATGTGCAGGCATCATTGCCATGTCAGCAACTTATCCAATGGACTTGGTACGAGGCCGGATTACTGTCCAG ACAGATAAATCTCCTTCCCAGTATAGAGGGATATTTCATGCTCTAAGAACAGTTTTTGTTGAAGAAGGCCCGCGTGCTCTGTACAAAGGATGGCTTCCTTCTGTGATAGGTGTG ATTCCTTATGTAGGTTTAAACTTTGCTGTTTATGAATCGTTAAAAGATTGGCTGGTCAAAACCCGACCATTTGGACTAGCTCAAGACTCTGAATTGAGTGTTACGACAAAGCTCGGCTGTGGTGCTGTTGCTGGAACTATTGGGCAGACAGTTGCTTACCCTCTTGATGTCATCCGTCGAAGAATGCAGATGGGTGGCTGGAAAAATGCTGCTTCAGTTGTTACTGGTGAGAGCAAGGCACCTCTAGAGTATAGTGGCATGGTCGATGCATTCAGGAAAACAGTTCGTCATGAGGGAGTTGGAGCTTTGTATAAGGGTTTAGTCCCAAATTCAGTCAAG GTGGTGCCGTCTATAGCAATTGCATTCGTGACATATGAGGTGGTAAAGGATATTCTTGGTGTGGAAATGAGGATATCTGATTGA